In one Stieleria sp. JC731 genomic region, the following are encoded:
- the tssB gene encoding type VI secretion system contractile sheath small subunit: protein MANSSAQKFIARNRAPRVQIEYDVEVYGAEKKVQLPFVMGVLAELSGKPEEPLAPVSERKALEIDVDNFDDRLKSMKPRVAFQVPNTLTGEGNMAVDLTFESMDDFSPAAIARKVDSLNKLLQAREQLANLLTYMDGKDGAEALLNKVLQDPALLQSLSAAPNADADSAETPATEE, encoded by the coding sequence ATGGCTAACTCTAGCGCCCAGAAGTTTATCGCGAGGAATCGAGCTCCTCGGGTACAGATCGAATACGATGTCGAAGTTTATGGTGCGGAAAAGAAAGTTCAGCTCCCATTCGTGATGGGCGTTTTGGCTGAGCTATCCGGCAAACCCGAAGAACCGTTGGCACCGGTTTCGGAGCGTAAAGCTTTGGAAATCGATGTCGATAACTTTGACGATCGTCTAAAGTCGATGAAGCCACGCGTTGCTTTCCAAGTTCCCAATACCTTGACCGGTGAAGGAAACATGGCGGTCGATCTGACCTTCGAAAGCATGGACGACTTTTCGCCCGCAGCGATCGCTCGCAAAGTTGATTCGTTGAACAAGCTGCTTCAAGCTCGTGAACAACTTGCAAACTTGCTGACCTATATGGACGGCAAAGATGGCGCGGAAGCGTTGTTGAACAAGGTCTTGCAAGACCCCGCGCTTCTTCAATCACTAAGCGCAGCTCCAAACGCTGATGCTGACTCCGCCGAAACACCTGCTACCGAGGAGTAA